The following proteins come from a genomic window of Pseudomonas sp. MAG733B:
- a CDS encoding arsenate reductase ArsC, whose product MRVLFMCTANSCRSILSEAMFNHLAPQGFEAVSSGSFPNGQVLPRSLTTLQQAGICVEGLSSKGNDAFEVNLPDIVITVCDKAAGESCPVYFGPALKSHWGLEDPSDVVGDEAVVDAAFRATLARIEQRCKAFLALPFNSLSRDELKRELDRIGAF is encoded by the coding sequence ATGCGCGTCCTGTTCATGTGCACGGCCAACAGTTGCCGCAGCATCCTTTCAGAAGCCATGTTCAACCACCTGGCGCCGCAGGGATTTGAAGCGGTAAGTTCCGGGAGCTTTCCCAATGGGCAAGTGCTGCCGCGCAGCCTGACCACGTTGCAACAGGCCGGCATTTGCGTCGAAGGTTTGAGCAGCAAGGGCAATGATGCCTTCGAGGTCAACCTGCCGGACATCGTCATTACCGTGTGCGACAAGGCAGCCGGCGAAAGCTGCCCGGTATATTTCGGCCCGGCGCTGAAATCCCATTGGGGTCTGGAAGATCCCTCCGACGTGGTGGGTGACGAAGCCGTGGTTGACGCGGCTTTCCGCGCCACGCTGGCGCGCATCGAGCAACGCTGTAAAGCCTTCCTCGCGCTTCCTTTCAACAGTCTTAGCCGTGATGAACTCAAACGCGAGCTGGATCGAATCGGTGCTTTCTGA
- the arsH gene encoding arsenical resistance protein ArsH, whose translation MSEQLPNLDLSLFDDVQITPRPAEHKPRILLLYGSTRERSFSRLLVEEAARLLEHFGAETRIFNPCGLPLPDDVPVDHPKVQELRELVLWSEGQVWCSPERHGAMSAVFKAQIDWIPLALGALRPTQGKTLAVMQVCGGSQSFNVVNQLRVLGRWMRMFTIPNQSSVPKAYMEFDEAGRMKPSAFYDRVVDVMEELVKFTLLLRDRQDFLVDRYSERKESAEQLMARVNQRSI comes from the coding sequence ATGTCAGAGCAACTGCCTAACCTTGACCTTTCTTTGTTCGACGACGTGCAGATCACGCCTCGCCCGGCCGAGCACAAGCCACGCATCCTGTTGTTGTACGGATCGACCCGCGAACGCTCGTTCAGCCGACTGTTGGTCGAAGAAGCCGCGCGCCTGCTAGAGCACTTTGGCGCAGAAACCCGCATCTTCAATCCTTGCGGGTTACCACTGCCCGACGATGTCCCTGTGGATCATCCCAAGGTGCAGGAACTGCGTGAGCTGGTGCTGTGGTCGGAAGGTCAGGTCTGGTGCTCGCCGGAACGCCATGGCGCCATGTCCGCCGTGTTCAAGGCGCAGATCGACTGGATACCCTTGGCACTCGGCGCACTTCGCCCCACACAGGGCAAGACACTGGCGGTGATGCAGGTCTGTGGTGGATCGCAGTCCTTCAACGTGGTCAATCAGCTGCGTGTACTGGGGCGCTGGATGCGCATGTTCACCATCCCCAATCAGTCTTCGGTGCCGAAGGCTTACATGGAGTTCGATGAAGCCGGCCGAATGAAGCCCTCGGCGTTCTACGATCGGGTAGTGGACGTGATGGAAGAACTGGTGAAGTTCACCCTCCTGCTGCGTGACCGTCAGGATTTTCTAGTGGATCGCTATTCGGAACGCAAGGAAAGTGCCGAACAGCTCATGGCGCGCGTGAACCAGCGATCAATCTGA
- a CDS encoding DUF1254 domain-containing protein: MNVLAPTAFLLSLLATSIHVAQADEKTPLLSLDAARKLESTLVNEKNVTVSPENFAFAVLDESMQNEVKLGATNKFYNHRKPMELDKQPAVLMNRDTLYSFAIIDASHGATIHVPKGDGRYTSVHLMQHDHVTDTVYYGGGEYVIDPKTVTNFVVVNIRTQVNPNDPADVAKANAIQDEYKVSFPSGYTPKAFKAIDWNQEQLKQIKAHYVKTADTRGVSKTMGARGFISQDDINVGAAVATGLLPDQHAWYSFKSYKVKKDICYAATYPIPGMTNPQLGFYSMTMYGDDLYLHTEEGSSLSNHEIVPDKDAKTFTLHFGNPQTCGKDAKNLLIAPTDNWTLAFRVYMPDKSVQNNEYKLPEPKPVTH, encoded by the coding sequence ATGAATGTACTGGCACCCACTGCTTTCCTGTTGAGCTTACTGGCAACGAGTATTCATGTTGCGCAGGCCGACGAAAAAACGCCCCTGCTCAGCCTGGACGCGGCCCGAAAACTTGAGTCGACGCTGGTCAACGAAAAGAACGTTACTGTGAGCCCAGAAAACTTCGCTTTCGCCGTGCTGGATGAGTCCATGCAAAATGAAGTGAAGCTCGGAGCGACCAACAAATTTTACAATCACCGGAAACCGATGGAGCTCGATAAGCAGCCAGCCGTATTGATGAACCGCGATACTTTGTATTCATTCGCCATTATTGACGCGTCGCACGGTGCCACCATCCATGTGCCCAAAGGCGACGGACGTTACACCTCGGTTCACCTAATGCAGCATGATCATGTCACCGACACCGTCTATTACGGTGGCGGTGAATACGTTATCGATCCCAAGACCGTCACCAACTTCGTCGTGGTCAATATCCGTACTCAAGTGAATCCGAATGACCCTGCAGATGTTGCCAAGGCCAATGCCATCCAAGATGAGTACAAGGTTAGCTTTCCGTCCGGTTACACACCAAAAGCCTTCAAGGCTATTGATTGGAATCAGGAGCAGCTCAAGCAAATCAAAGCGCACTACGTGAAGACTGCCGATACCCGTGGTGTAAGCAAAACCATGGGGGCTCGCGGCTTTATCTCTCAAGATGACATCAATGTGGGGGCTGCCGTAGCTACCGGACTATTGCCCGACCAACACGCCTGGTATTCCTTCAAGTCGTACAAGGTCAAGAAAGATATCTGCTATGCCGCGACTTACCCGATACCGGGCATGACCAATCCGCAATTGGGCTTCTATTCCATGACGATGTACGGCGACGATCTGTACCTTCACACCGAGGAAGGCTCCAGCCTTTCGAACCATGAGATCGTGCCCGACAAGGATGCCAAGACGTTCACCCTGCACTTTGGCAATCCACAAACCTGCGGCAAGGATGCTAAAAACCTGCTGATCGCACCGACTGACAACTGGACGCTGGCGTTCCGGGTCTACATGCCGGATAAGTCCGTGCAGAACAATGAGTACAAATTGCCTGAGCCAAAACCTGTCACTCATTGA
- a CDS encoding transporter has product MGTDTHYWSAGATLFVTLWFVPGAQAEDSAELAKKALNPVAAMYSLPVQYNWDQKMGPTGDGMHSVTNIQPVLPFTLNDDWNLISRTILPVIDQHGLAPNGAADKSGVGDITQSFFFSPKQPTETGWILGVGPAILIPTGSDELLGSEQWGIGPTAVALKQENGWTHGILANHIWGLDGSPPDDKDKVNQTFLQPFLSYTTSTLTTWGVNTESTYNWQSREWSVPVNLTVTQLLKIGGQPLTVQAGPRYWLDSPDDGPQGWGFRFAVTLLFPR; this is encoded by the coding sequence ATGGGGACTGACACGCATTACTGGAGTGCGGGAGCGACGCTATTCGTCACTCTTTGGTTCGTGCCAGGCGCTCAAGCAGAGGACTCGGCGGAGCTGGCGAAGAAGGCGCTTAACCCGGTCGCGGCCATGTACAGCCTGCCGGTGCAGTACAACTGGGATCAAAAAATGGGGCCAACCGGTGACGGCATGCACAGCGTCACCAATATCCAGCCCGTGCTGCCGTTTACCCTTAACGATGACTGGAACCTGATTTCCCGCACCATCTTGCCAGTCATCGATCAGCACGGTTTGGCGCCGAATGGGGCGGCGGACAAATCCGGCGTTGGCGATATCACGCAGAGCTTTTTCTTCTCGCCCAAACAACCCACGGAAACTGGCTGGATACTCGGGGTCGGCCCGGCGATATTGATACCTACGGGAAGTGATGAATTGCTCGGCAGCGAGCAATGGGGGATAGGCCCGACAGCGGTGGCCCTTAAACAGGAAAATGGCTGGACGCACGGCATCCTGGCGAACCACATCTGGGGCTTGGACGGCAGCCCACCGGACGACAAGGACAAGGTCAATCAGACGTTCCTGCAACCCTTCCTTTCCTACACCACCAGCACCCTGACGACCTGGGGCGTAAACACCGAATCAACCTACAACTGGCAATCACGCGAATGGTCAGTGCCGGTCAATCTGACCGTTACGCAATTGCTGAAAATCGGCGGCCAGCCACTGACGGTGCAAGCGGGGCCACGTTACTGGCTCGACAGCCCTGACGACGGCCCACAAGGTTGGGGTTTTCGTTTTGCCGTGACCCTGTTATTTCCGCGCTGA
- a CDS encoding MFS transporter: MPRTGELPAYWSGIFAMTLCVFALIASEFMPVSLLTPIASDLRISEGLAGYGIAISGAFAVLTSLTISRLAGSMDRKTLLLLLTGIMCVSGLVVGLAPNYTVYMIGRALIGVVIGGFWSMSAAMAMRLVPERSVPKALAIFNGGNALATVVAAPLGSYLGSVIGWRGAFFCLIPVAIIALIWQWISLPSMKTAPRKPDAGNVFRLFKRPLIRFGMLSVGTFFMGQFVLFTYLRPFLETVTGVDVSLLSMILLAIGVAGFVGTTLIGTFLKTGMYRVLVCIPLLMAAIALSLIVLGGGVVAAFVLLGLWGLIATAAPVGWWSWLAKALPKDAEAGGGLMVAVIQLSIALGSTLGGLLFDGSGYRMTFLASSILLVLAAVMAFFTSRNPA, encoded by the coding sequence ATGCCGAGGACTGGGGAACTGCCGGCTTACTGGAGTGGCATCTTTGCGATGACACTGTGCGTATTCGCGCTGATCGCTTCCGAGTTCATGCCTGTCAGTTTGCTCACGCCGATTGCTTCGGATCTACGTATCAGCGAAGGACTGGCCGGGTATGGGATCGCCATCTCGGGCGCCTTCGCGGTGCTGACAAGCCTTACGATTTCCAGGCTTGCGGGCTCAATGGATCGCAAGACGCTGTTGCTGCTACTGACCGGGATTATGTGCGTGTCGGGGCTGGTGGTGGGTCTGGCGCCAAACTACACGGTGTACATGATTGGTCGTGCGCTGATCGGCGTGGTGATCGGCGGGTTCTGGTCGATGTCGGCGGCAATGGCCATGCGCCTGGTACCGGAACGTAGCGTGCCCAAGGCTCTGGCAATCTTTAACGGCGGCAATGCCTTGGCAACCGTTGTGGCCGCCCCATTGGGAAGCTATCTGGGGAGTGTCATCGGTTGGCGGGGTGCTTTTTTCTGCCTGATTCCGGTCGCGATCATCGCGTTGATCTGGCAATGGATCAGCCTGCCAAGCATGAAGACGGCACCGCGAAAACCGGACGCTGGCAATGTCTTTCGATTGTTCAAGCGCCCATTGATCCGTTTTGGCATGTTGAGTGTGGGCACTTTCTTCATGGGGCAGTTTGTATTGTTCACCTATCTGCGCCCGTTCCTGGAGACCGTCACGGGTGTAGATGTCTCCCTGTTGTCGATGATCTTGCTGGCCATCGGCGTAGCAGGTTTTGTCGGAACCACCCTGATCGGCACTTTCCTGAAAACCGGCATGTACCGCGTCCTGGTCTGCATTCCACTCTTGATGGCCGCGATTGCACTTTCCTTGATTGTCCTTGGCGGCGGTGTCGTGGCAGCATTTGTATTGCTGGGGCTGTGGGGCCTGATCGCGACGGCGGCACCTGTGGGGTGGTGGTCGTGGTTGGCCAAGGCGTTGCCCAAGGATGCTGAAGCCGGTGGCGGCCTGATGGTCGCAGTCATTCAGCTATCCATCGCGCTGGGCTCTACCCTCGGCGGACTGCTGTTCGACGGGAGCGGCTACCGCATGACATTTCTCGCAAGCTCTATCTTGTTGGTACTCGCCGCAGTGATGGCCTTTTTCACATCGCGAAACCCGGCTTGA
- a CDS encoding LysR family transcriptional regulator, whose amino-acid sequence MANTKVNDLQAFLAVARDQSFTKAAAKLGVTPSALSHTIRALEQRLGIRLLARTTRNVSPTEAGERLMRSIAPLFDQIAVELEALSELRDKPSGTIRISCTDDQIELCIRPMLAGFLKNYPDITLEFYVDYGFTNVVEERFDAGIRMGESISKDMIAVRIGPDWRLAVVGSAAYFERKPAPATPHELTAHDCVNIRHRPSGAIYAWEFERDGQAFTVKADGQLVFNSIMHVLNAAVDGIGLAYVPEELVAPYLADGRLKEVLADWCPVFQGYHLYYPNRRQASPAFSALIEALKYRR is encoded by the coding sequence ATGGCCAATACCAAAGTCAACGATCTCCAAGCTTTTCTGGCGGTGGCGCGCGATCAAAGCTTTACCAAAGCCGCCGCCAAACTGGGCGTTACGCCTTCTGCGCTAAGTCATACGATCCGGGCTCTTGAACAAAGATTGGGCATACGCCTGCTGGCCCGCACGACACGCAATGTGTCGCCGACAGAGGCGGGAGAAAGATTGATGCGCTCGATCGCCCCGCTTTTTGATCAGATCGCTGTTGAGCTTGAAGCCTTGAGCGAATTGCGGGACAAGCCTAGTGGCACGATTCGTATTTCCTGCACTGACGATCAGATTGAGTTGTGCATTCGGCCGATGCTTGCAGGCTTCTTGAAGAACTACCCGGATATCACACTGGAGTTCTACGTCGATTATGGATTCACCAACGTGGTCGAGGAACGTTTCGATGCCGGCATTCGCATGGGCGAATCGATCAGCAAGGACATGATTGCGGTTCGCATAGGACCGGATTGGCGATTGGCGGTAGTGGGCTCTGCGGCGTATTTCGAACGCAAACCGGCACCAGCGACGCCCCACGAGTTGACTGCCCATGACTGCGTCAATATTCGACACAGGCCATCAGGGGCGATTTACGCCTGGGAGTTTGAACGAGATGGCCAGGCGTTTACGGTCAAGGCAGATGGGCAACTGGTTTTCAACAGCATCATGCATGTTCTCAATGCCGCCGTTGATGGCATTGGTCTGGCCTACGTACCAGAGGAATTGGTCGCTCCGTATCTGGCCGACGGCCGACTCAAAGAAGTCCTGGCCGACTGGTGTCCTGTGTTTCAGGGTTACCACTTGTATTACCCCAACAGACGCCAGGCTTCTCCTGCCTTTTCTGCATTGATTGAGGCGCTGAAATACAGACGCTGA
- a CDS encoding PepSY domain-containing protein, giving the protein MTARALRNWYLLHKWTSLIATLFLLLLCLTGLPLIFHEEIEHSFEPHPELRSRTAAAPRIDYDKVIASALAARPGEVVRFVGFDPQDPLGVVITATSLVPPPLDGHSQPFDTRTGELFPPEPPDDGFMNLMLRLHTDLFLGLPGYLFLGFMGLLLVASLVSGVVVYTPFMRKLDFATVRSGRSRRLKWLDLHNVLGIVTLAWILVVGITGVINTLALPIQGMWQTGQLAEMTAPYKDAPPLERLGSLHRALESARNAAPDMEPSFVAFPGTQFSSQHHYAVFMRGTTPLTARLLKPALVDARTSELTDMREMPLYVKTLLLSQPLHFGDYGGLPLKIIWALLDVITIVVLGSGLYLWLGRRKVPLDKRLAELNASGVGIEGRA; this is encoded by the coding sequence ATGACCGCCCGAGCCTTGCGCAATTGGTATCTGCTGCACAAATGGACCAGCCTGATCGCCACCCTTTTTTTGTTGTTGCTGTGCCTGACGGGATTACCGCTGATCTTTCATGAAGAGATCGAGCATTCCTTCGAACCCCACCCGGAACTGCGTTCGCGGACTGCCGCAGCGCCGCGAATCGACTACGACAAGGTTATCGCCAGTGCCTTGGCAGCACGGCCAGGTGAAGTCGTGCGCTTCGTCGGTTTCGACCCGCAAGACCCGCTAGGTGTGGTGATCACTGCAACGAGCCTGGTGCCTCCGCCGCTTGACGGTCACTCTCAGCCGTTCGATACGCGCACCGGCGAGCTGTTCCCGCCGGAGCCGCCGGATGATGGTTTCATGAACCTGATGCTGCGCTTGCATACCGATTTGTTCCTCGGTCTCCCCGGTTATCTGTTCCTCGGTTTCATGGGGCTACTGCTGGTTGCGTCGCTGGTTTCCGGCGTCGTGGTGTACACGCCGTTCATGCGCAAGCTGGACTTCGCCACCGTGCGCAGCGGACGTAGTCGACGACTGAAATGGCTGGACCTGCATAATGTGCTCGGCATCGTCACGCTGGCCTGGATATTGGTGGTTGGCATTACCGGCGTGATCAACACCCTGGCGCTGCCCATACAGGGGATGTGGCAGACGGGCCAGTTGGCGGAGATGACCGCACCCTACAAAGACGCACCGCCGCTGGAACGCCTCGGCTCATTGCACAGGGCGCTGGAATCCGCTCGAAACGCGGCGCCGGACATGGAGCCAAGCTTCGTTGCATTTCCCGGTACTCAGTTCAGCAGCCAGCATCATTACGCGGTGTTCATGCGCGGTACCACGCCACTCACCGCGCGCCTGCTCAAGCCGGCGCTGGTGGACGCGCGAACGAGTGAACTGACCGACATGCGCGAGATGCCCTTGTACGTGAAAACCTTGCTGCTCTCGCAACCCCTGCACTTTGGCGACTATGGTGGCTTGCCTCTGAAGATCATCTGGGCACTGCTCGACGTGATTACCATCGTCGTCCTGGGGAGCGGCCTGTACCTCTGGCTGGGCCGACGCAAGGTTCCGTTGGATAAGCGCCTTGCCGAGCTTAATGCCAGTGGCGTGGGAATAGAGGGCAGGGCATGA